Below is a window of Deltaproteobacteria bacterium DNA.
TTCGGAACCTGTCTTAACATAGAATTGAAGACCCCATTTCCCAGGATATCCTATTCGAATGCTATTGAACGGTACGGTAAGGACAACCCTGATGTCCGCTTCACCCTTGAATTGAGAGATCTTACGGATATTGTCAGAAACTCCAATTTTAAGGTGTTTCAGGAAGTTGCAAGCAGTGGAGGAATAGTGAAAGCCATTAAAATTGAAGACGGAAAACGCCTCACTCGGAAGGACCTCGACGGTCTTACCGATTACGTCAGTGATTATGGCGCCAAAGGCCTTGCATGGGCCAGGATAAATCCTGACGGATGGACTTCGCCCATCTTCAAGTTTCTTAAGCATTCCGAAGTTGAACAGATTAACAGGAAAATGGAATCAAGTGATGGAGATGTTATCGTTTTTCTGGCTGACTCTCCTTCGGTTGTTCACGATGCCCTGGGTAATCTCAGAATGCACCTGGCAAAAAAGTTAAACTTGATTAAACCGGAGCAATTTTCGTTTACATGGGTAAATGAATTTCCTCTCTTCGAATATAGCGATGCCGAAAAAAGATATGTATCCATGCATCATCCTTTCACATCTCCTGTTTTAGCAGATATTCCATTACTTGCAACTGATCCCGGCAAAGTCAGAGCCAGGGCTTACGATCTTGTTCTCAACGGAACTGAGATAGGCGGAGGGAGCATCCGTATCCATCGCCAGACTATCCAATCCATGATTTTTAAAACTCTGGGGCTTACAGAGCAGGAATCAAGGATGAAGTTTGGATTTCTCCTTGATGCCCTTGAGTACGGTACTCCCCCACACGGAGGTCTCGCTATCGGCTTTGACAGGCTCATTATGATAATGGCCGGTGTCGATTCCATTAGAGACGTTATTGCATTTCCAAAAACACAGAAGGCGACATGCCTTCTTACCGATGCGCCATCGGAGGTAAGCATAGAGCAACTGATGGAACTCTCCCTGAAAGTTGTCTGATACTTATCTGTAATTTTCTATTGACAAACAAGACTCATATTATTACTTTAAAGTCATAGAAAAAGGAATATTTGCGACTTTTATCGAGTGAGGGGTATTTCTAAAATACGTGAGGAGGAAAATTGTATGTCACATTACCGATGGTTTGGCGCCTTCATAAATACATTCATCATTATGGGTCTTATTTTTATTTTTTCAGGATGTGCGAAACAACCGTCAAAAACGGCGGTAGTTGAACAGAAACAGGAAGTCACTGCCGCAGAAGTAAAGCCAGTGATTGAGGTACAAGCCCAGGCTGAAAAAAAACAGGAAGGGCAGCCTTTGGTAATTGTGAAGCAGGAGATAGTTGAGAAATAGGCAGTTGTTGAAAAAAAGGAGGAGGCAGTCGCTAAAAAACCGGCAAAGAAGGATGTAGCCTTACGAACACAGTATATTGTGAAAAAGGGTGATTGTTTATGGTGGACAGCCAAATATAAAGACGTGTACAATGATTCTTTAATGTGGTCCATTATTTACGAGGCCAACAAAGACAAGATCAAGGATCCTAATCTGATCTATCCGGGACAAAAGCTCAATATCCCGAGAAAGGGGTACACGTTGGAAAAGATTAAAATGCTGAGAAAAAAGGCAGGTGCAACTAAGCCCTATTCACCCCCAAAGCAGGCAAATTTACCGGTAGACTGAAACCCGCAGCATATCCCTAAAGAGGGCACAGCTGGTTTCAGGGTGCCCTCTTTTTTTGTTTAAGAATACAATTGGAGTTTATACTATGGCACGATGGAATAAAGAAAGAAGAGTTCTGGAACACGAACATTCCAAATTTTGGCAATTAAATATTCAGGATGTGGAGGAGCCAAATTTACAGAAGAGTGTTTTTCCCTATGATGAGGTAAGCAGGATTGACTTCGACCACAAAATCATCCCAATTAACCCGGCTGAAGATATATTTATCACAGATACAACATTCAGGGATGGGCAACAGGCACGGCCACCGTATACAGTCAAGCAGATTGTTGATCTCTATGCCCTGATGGGCAGGTTAGGCGGTGTAAATGGCGTCATCAGACAGTCAGAATTCTTCCTCTACAGCAAAAAAGACAGGGAAGCGGTGACGAAATGTCTTGAACTAGGCATAAAATACCCCGAAATTACCGGCTGGATACGGGCCCAAAAAGACGATATCAAACTGGTAAAGGAAACAGGATTGAAGGAAACAGGCATATTAACATCTGTTTCTGATTACCATATTTTTCTCAAAATGAATACGACCAGAAAGAAAATATTCAATGAATACATGGATATTGTAAAAGCCATTCTTGATGAAGGCATTATCCCCCGGTGTCACTTCGAAGATATTACACGGGCAGAGATCTATGGATTTTGCATCCCCTTTGCCAGTGAACTCATGAAGCTGCGTGAAGAAAGCGGAATCGATATCAAAATCAGGCTTTGTGATACTATGGGTTACGGCGTGACCTATCCGGGTGCATCACTGCCTCGCAGTGTCGATAAGTTAATCAGGGCTTTTATCGATGAGGGAGGTGTTCCCGGTCATCTTCTTGAATGGCACGGCCATAACGATTTTCACAAGGCGCTGATTAATGCTACGACGGCCTGGCTTTATGGGTGCAGTGGAGCAAACGGAACATTGCTGGGACTGGGAGAGCGGACGGGAAATTCCCCCATAGAGGGTCTTATCATCGAGTATATAGGACTAAAAGGTACGAACAATGGAATCGATACTACTATTATTACCGATATCGCCGATTATTTTGAAAATGAAATAGTTACAAAAATTCCTGCCAATTATCCCTTTGTCGGTTCTGAATTCAATATAACAAGGGCCGGTATTCACGCTGATGGTCTGATAAAAAACGAAGAGATTTATAATATCTTCGATACAACCAAGATATTGAAGAGACCCATCGTGACCATGATTACCGATAAATCAGGAAAAGCCGGTATTGCTCACTGGATTAATACACGTCTGAGTTCAAAAGGTGAAAACATAATTGATAAAAGGCACCCCGGTGTTTCAAAAATCCACAAATGGGTTATGGAACAATACGAATCCGGCAGGGTAACCGGTATATCCCCCGAAGAACTTGAAAGAATGGTTCGCAAATATCTCCCGGAACTCTTCATGTCCGATCTGGATAAAATCAAGTACATGGCGACTCAGGCCGCATTGAATGTCGTCAAGCAGGTGATCGACCACCCCGTGATGAAGACAATGAAACCGGAACTTCAGGAACCGATTATGCAGCAGACCATTGAAGAAAATCCTTCTATCCAGTTTGCCTATGTTGTTGATATGAATGGTAAAAAGACAACAAAGAACATAACCAATATTGCGGACAGGGCAAAATACGAAAACTACGGTGTGGGAACGGATCAGTCAGATAGAGAGTGGTTTATCAAACCGCTGCAGACAGGAAAGATGCATGTGACCAATTTTTATATATCAAAGATGACGGGGGCGCTTTGTATTACTGTGTCTACTCCTATTGTTGATGATAATGACGAAATGGTCGGCATCTTCGGTGTGGATATAAAGTTTGAAGACTGGGTAAAAAGGGTCGAAGACATTGCGGAAGCTACTCAAATAGCCCTCAGAGAAGAATATGAGACGAAAGCAAAATCAGACCGCTGGGTTTAATAACTTCTGTCTTCGTCGACAATCCAGTGATCATATGGACAGGATTTCGTATATTGTGATGACGGGGACAGTTCCCTGATAAATCTGGAGGGGATGTGGTTTACATTACCCATCCCCCTTGCATAACTCATTAAAGGGTAGCAGAGATAAAGCTGATCTTTTGCCCTGGTTGTCGCAACATAAAAGAGCCTTCGTTCCTCCTCCTCACCACCCGGGTCTTTCAGGGCGCGCGCCAGCGGCATCATTCCGTCTGCACACCATATCATCAATACGACCGACCATTCGAGCCCTTTGGCCTGATGGATTGTACTGAGGATGACCTTGTCTCCATTTATGTCATCCAGTTCAGTTTCATTTGTTTCGTCCATATTCGTCATCAGTGACAGTTCACTTAAAAAATCATCTAAAGAATAAAAGCGCGTAGAAAAATGTGAAAGTTGATCAAGGTCATCTTCCCTTGATGCAGCGTCGGTATATCGTTCCTGTAAATAATCACGGTAACCGCTCTCCAGAACAATTTCTATAATCCTCGATGGACTTGCGTCAGGCAAAGAATTTATAAGCTTTCCCAGTGTATGCCGGCACTGTATGAGACCCTGCCTGGCCGCTTTCGTTACACTCTTCAGAAAATCATCACTCAGCGCGGCTTCGAGGGGGCTTTTCTGCGAAAGTAGAAACTTCCATAATTTTTCAGCCGTCACTTTTCCGATCTTACTATAAAGTCCGAGTACCCTCTTCCACGCAAGTTCATCAAAAGGATTCAGGGCAATCCTCATATAGGCTGTTACATCCTTAATATGGGCCTGTTCAAAAAAACGGATGCCGGAACGGATTTCAAAAGGGATTCCTCTGCGCACCATTTCCATTTGAAGTTCCATGGAATGATAATGAGCTCGATACAGGACAGCGATTTCATTTACGGGTATACCTTCCCGTATCAACTCAAGCATCCTCTGCGCAACAAAATTGGCCTGCTGTAGAACGTCTCTTGCCGGTATGAGAATTGGCCGTATACCTGTTTTTCTCACCGACCTGAGAGTTTTTTGATACTGTTTATCATTATTGACGATACTCATATTTGCAAGATGTAAGATTTCCGGTGTGCTGCGGTAGTTAGTCTCAAGCTTGAAAACCTTACACTTGGGATATTTCTCCGGAAACATGATTATATTTGCAAAATTGGCGCCTCTGAAAGCATATATACTCTGTGAATCATCTCCGACTGCCATAAGGTTTCCGTGGTTTGAGGCCAAAAGATCCACTATTTTTGCCTGAACACTATTTGTATCCTGATATTCATCAACAAGGATATTGGAAAACTTCTCCGCATATTTCATTAATATATCGGGAAAATCCATAAGAAGGTTTTTACAGTTGATGAGAAGATCATCAAAATCCATTACGTTTAATGTCTTTTTTCGGATCTGGTAATGGGTTGCTACCCGCATTATTCCTTCAAGACAATTATAGAAATATGGGTATTTCCATTTTACACCTTCTTCGAGCGGAGATTCTGTATTAAAAGAATAACTGATGACGTCTCTTAGTACATCCGCTCTTGGAAACTTATCAGTTTTGGTGTTTATCCCTATCTCGGAGATACATGTATTGATCAATTGCTTTGAATCTTCGCTGTCTAAAATGGAAAAGTTCCGTTCATAGCCCAGGTGATGTGAATCTGCTCTGAGAATACGATGAGCAATATGATGAAACGTCCCGCCCCACATATAGTTGATATTTACATCTGTCAGAGCCTTCACTCGGGAAAGCATTGTTCGTGCAGCTTTGTTGGTGAAGGTTGCCAGCAGAATCCTTTCGGGATTAATCCCCGACTCTATTAACCGTGCTACCCGGTAGGTCAGTGTACGCGTCTTACCGCTGCCGGCGCCGGCAATGACAAGAATGGGGCCGCTATCCTCCATCACAACACAAAGTTGTTCATGGTTAAGTTCGTTTTTGTATTCAATCATGGGAATTTTTCACGTGGCGTTAGTATAAAAACCCGTTTCCCTCGCGTATTCAAATTGTCTTTGCCAGGGAATATTTGGATGAGCTTTTTCGAATGGTTCACTGCCGATAAGCTTCAGAGATTCTGCGTCAACCGCTACCGGATTGTATCCGCCAATAAAACCTAAATCATTGAACATTTGAGGATTATCTCCCGGCAAACAATCACACTCTACGGTTATGTTGAGAAGTGCATTTATCACCACTGTTCTGTCTTTAATGCGCTTCCATACTGCCGCTGCCGTCTCGATCAATTTCTCCTGAAAAACAGTATCGTCCGTATTCCACAAAATCCTCAGGGCCATTTCCGGGCAGAGGGCAATACATTGCGCACAGCCAATACATGTTTCAAGGTTATACGTGGGATAACCATCATCGGCAAACTGCGCCGCACCTGTCGGGCAAACCTCAACGCATAAGGCGCAGCGTGTACATTTGTCCTTTTTGATCGATGGGCGTGCGTCCGAATGCATGCGCTGTTTCTGCGCGCGGGACGCAAAACCCATGGAAATATTTTTAATGGCGCCACCGAAAAAGGCTGCCATATGCCCTTTGAAATGAGAAAAAATAACGAATCCATCAGTATTTTCAACAACAGAAGCAACTTGAACTGTTTTGAAATGCTTGAAATCGGCGGGTATATCCATAACGTCTCGACCATCCAAACCGTCGGCGATTACAATCGGGCATTCGAGATATTTTGCTGTATAGCCATGTTCTTCCGCAGTTTTTAATGAATCGCTTCCCGTGCGACGACCTCCCGAATAGAGTGCCGTAGTATCGAATACATACGGTTTTGCACCCTGATTAATGAGCCACTGTGCAATTTCTTTAGCATATACCGGAGATAAAAAGCTGCGATTACCTCTCTCACCCCAGTGAAGTTTTATTCCTACAGAATCCCCTCTTTTGAAAGGATTTTTTAATTCATTTAACAATGAAGATAGATGCGATGGGTATTGACCCTGTGGACCGTCAACTTTTCGAAATAGAACGTCGGCCATAAGACGTCTCCTTATATAGATTTGAAACAATGAGACTTTAATAGACTAAATAACATCTGTCAAGAAAGATGCTTCCATAGAATTTTTGACTTTTTACGAAACCGTCAAACTTTGTCCTTCATGTAAATTGTTCTGACGGGATAGGGAATATCAATCCCCTCTATTCTGTAACGTTTGTGCAGTCTCTTTATGAGTTCATGCCTGATTGCATACTGATCAACAAACTCTTTTACACGCAGAGAGACATTAAAGTTAATGCTTGAATCTCCGAATCTGAAGTAGCGAACCGAGGGTTCAAAGCTCGGGACACCCCCTTCAGCTTCTCTCATGATTTCTCTGGCCACCTCAATCGTTACTCTTTCAACCTTCTCAAGGTCACTATCATAGCTCACGCCCACTTCCACAGACGTCGATATTTCTTCATCCGGCATGTTATAGTTTGTAACAATTGCCGTCGCCAATTTAGAGTTGGGAACAATGATTGTGTTATTTTGCAAAGCGCGAATGGTAGTATATCGCCATGTAATATCAGTAACATAACCCTCTTCGCTACTGCTCAGCTTTAAATAATGCCCCGGCTTTATTTGCCCGGAAGCAATGACATGAATGCCGGCAAATAAATTGGAAAGAGTGTCCTGAAGAGCAAGGGCGACGGCCAAACCCCCGACTCCCAGTGCGGTAAGTATCGGTGTAATAGAAATTCCTAAAGACTGAAGAATGATGAGAATACCGATGATATAAACCAGGACGCTTGTCAGGTTCGTAAACATTGAAGTGGCAAGGAAAGCCCCGCCGGCCTTCCCGCTGTAGAGATTGACAAAACCTACGGCGATCCTGGACAAAATTACTGTAATGGAAAAAATAACAATGACCAAGATAACTTTATGAAGAAGATTTAACATTTGCGGGCTAATCTCCGAAACCTCCAACGCCCAGTAAATACCGGCCGCAAGAAACAGGAGCGTAGTCGTTCCGTGAAGCGCCTTAATAACTATATCATCGCCTTCCCATTTTGTTTTTTGAGTTATTTTTTTAATTTTTCTGAGGATGATTTTTTCAAATATGATCCCAATGAGAAATCCACCAGCAATAAAAACCAGCGGCAGAACTAACTTTTTGATCATTATAATATCAGCGATCATATACTTTCACTCCCCTATGTTATGAAAAACAGCCATGGCGCAAATGGAGCGCAGACCTTCAAGACATAATATCATCCATGCTTCTGTGGATATCCGGATTGAGACTCTACAAAGTGTTCTGATAAAAAGCAACGAGCAAATAACGGCAGGTTATTATCTCTTGACACACAAATAAGACACTGGTTTAGAACATATTATAATTCTTCACTTCACCTGCTTTATCCATACCCTGATTTTATTGAGAGGTTATTGACTATTTATTGAAGTCGTTAATTTGGGGAAATGAGTTTTTGTAGCAGATTTCGTTCGGTAATGCGCAGGAGCGATCAAAGGAAAAATGGAATGCGCCAATTGTGAATGATCCGGGACCGATCACGAAACGGAAGATGCCATAGCCGCACGATACAGCAACTGTGACACCAGCAATGCCGCTACAAAAACCCGCGATCTTTGTTCGCAATGAAATGGGTGCCCATACAAGAAGAAACGCGATCGGAAGCGCACCAAGCCAAAGTCCTGCGGTTAAAAAGAACTGCGCGAGAGGCACCACCAAGACATACGCGATTATCGTTTTCATCTTGTATCCTTCTTCAGACTCCTCTTTTGGGACGAACGCCGCGCCTGATCAGTGGCCATGGTTTTTAGCCCGTCTGCATCTAGGCGTATGTTATGTTAATGCTTTTAATATATAGCATATATGTCAGTTTGAATATCTTTCATTTCATTAATTCACATAGGTTCTTAAGCTGAGGTCGTCCTTCCTGCCATGATAGGAAATACCTTTTCACAGCACTGTTGCAGTTTTGTGCCAACGCGTCGATATGTTCATATTCTTCTTTAGGAAAATTAATGCCCACAATAACACCTTTTAGAGAGGATTCAATGGGTAATCCTATGGAATCACCGTCATTTGCTATTACAACTAATCTATATTCATGCTCTTCAAGGTAGTCCATTAATTTCAAGAAGAAATATTCATGGAAATACTTATCTATTTGCATCTCCAATGCTTTATCAACACCATGTCCGATTATATTTCTGCAACTAATTTTCCTTGCTTTAACAAAACTTTCCAAATGATACTGATACTCTACTCTTCCAGTAAATTTCTTATTCGGTTCAAATGTGGACTTAAACTGTTCTTCCAGTTGTTTTCTATCGAAAACTAAACAAACACCAGTATGTTTCACCCCATATTGTGACCACATCCTTGACCTTGACCAGCCCACACGGTAATAATCTTGCCTATAATGAGGAATTGCATTTTTTC
It encodes the following:
- a CDS encoding ATP-dependent helicase, whose product is MIEYKNELNHEQLCVVMEDSGPILVIAGAGSGKTRTLTYRVARLIESGINPERILLATFTNKAARTMLSRVKALTDVNINYMWGGTFHHIAHRILRADSHHLGYERNFSILDSEDSKQLINTCISEIGINTKTDKFPRADVLRDVISYSFNTESPLEEGVKWKYPYFYNCLEGIMRVATHYQIRKKTLNVMDFDDLLINCKNLLMDFPDILMKYAEKFSNILVDEYQDTNSVQAKIVDLLASNHGNLMAVGDDSQSIYAFRGANFANIIMFPEKYPKCKVFKLETNYRSTPEILHLANMSIVNNDKQYQKTLRSVRKTGIRPILIPARDVLQQANFVAQRMLELIREGIPVNEIAVLYRAHYHSMELQMEMVRRGIPFEIRSGIRFFEQAHIKDVTAYMRIALNPFDELAWKRVLGLYSKIGKVTAEKLWKFLLSQKSPLEAALSDDFLKSVTKAARQGLIQCRHTLGKLINSLPDASPSRIIEIVLESGYRDYLQERYTDAASREDDLDQLSHFSTRFYSLDDFLSELSLMTNMDETNETELDDINGDKVILSTIHQAKGLEWSVVLMIWCADGMMPLARALKDPGGEEEERRLFYVATTRAKDQLYLCYPLMSYARGMGNVNHIPSRFIRELSPSSQYTKSCPYDHWIVDEDRSY
- a CDS encoding mechanosensitive ion channel family protein; translation: MIADIIMIKKLVLPLVFIAGGFLIGIIFEKIILRKIKKITQKTKWEGDDIVIKALHGTTTLLFLAAGIYWALEVSEISPQMLNLLHKVILVIVIFSITVILSRIAVGFVNLYSGKAGGAFLATSMFTNLTSVLVYIIGILIILQSLGISITPILTALGVGGLAVALALQDTLSNLFAGIHVIASGQIKPGHYLKLSSSEEGYVTDITWRYTTIRALQNNTIIVPNSKLATAIVTNYNMPDEEISTSVEVGVSYDSDLEKVERVTIEVAREIMREAEGGVPSFEPSVRYFRFGDSSINFNVSLRVKEFVDQYAIRHELIKRLHKRYRIEGIDIPYPVRTIYMKDKV
- a CDS encoding DUF362 domain-containing protein — translated: MADVLFRKVDGPQGQYPSHLSSLLNELKNPFKRGDSVGIKLHWGERGNRSFLSPVYAKEIAQWLINQGAKPYVFDTTALYSGGRRTGSDSLKTAEEHGYTAKYLECPIVIADGLDGRDVMDIPADFKHFKTVQVASVVENTDGFVIFSHFKGHMAAFFGGAIKNISMGFASRAQKQRMHSDARPSIKKDKCTRCALCVEVCPTGAAQFADDGYPTYNLETCIGCAQCIALCPEMALRILWNTDDTVFQEKLIETAAAVWKRIKDRTVVINALLNITVECDCLPGDNPQMFNDLGFIGGYNPVAVDAESLKLIGSEPFEKAHPNIPWQRQFEYARETGFYTNAT
- the aspS gene encoding aspartate--tRNA ligase; translation: MSEFLTVKKRTHYCGDIAASNVGEDVILMGWVHRRRDHGGVIFVDLRDREGLAQIVFNPDTNPDCHTEAHKIRSEFVLAVSGKVQRRPEGMENPHLKSGDIEILVNTFEILNESKTPPFVLNENVEVSENVRLKYRYLDLRRPVIQKNLILRSNVAAQTRQYFQKEGFIEVETPFLTKSTPEGARDYLVPSRINQGMFYALPQSPQLFKQLLMVSGFDKYYQIVKCFRDEDLRADRQPEFTQIDVEMSFITEEDIYRIIEGLIVHLFGTCLNIELKTPFPRISYSNAIERYGKDNPDVRFTLELRDLTDIVRNSNFKVFQEVASSGGIVKAIKIEDGKRLTRKDLDGLTDYVSDYGAKGLAWARINPDGWTSPIFKFLKHSEVEQINRKMESSDGDVIVFLADSPSVVHDALGNLRMHLAKKLNLIKPEQFSFTWVNEFPLFEYSDAEKRYVSMHHPFTSPVLADIPLLATDPGKVRARAYDLVLNGTEIGGGSIRIHRQTIQSMIFKTLGLTEQESRMKFGFLLDALEYGTPPHGGLAIGFDRLIMIMAGVDSIRDVIAFPKTQKATCLLTDAPSEVSIEQLMELSLKVV
- a CDS encoding DUF2971 domain-containing protein, with the protein product MQDIWYQKGYAMFDKNLVCHYTSKDKAISILYDKRINFSPLLSCDDPRESKQWNFGFIGAEQMFCLKNFREALYVFDNYIKNNSMILCFCGWNNEEINFGKNAIPHYRQDYYRVGWSRSRMWSQYGVKHTGVCLVFDRKQLEEQFKSTFEPNKKFTGRVEYQYHLESFVKARKISCRNIIGHGVDKALEMQIDKYFHEYFFLKLMDYLEEHEYRLVVIANDGDSIGLPIESSLKGVIVGINFPKEEYEHIDALAQNCNSAVKRYFLSWQEGRPQLKNLCELMK
- a CDS encoding LysM peptidoglycan-binding domain-containing protein yields the protein MKKGDCLWWTAKYKDVYNDSLMWSIIYEANKDKIKDPNLIYPGQKLNIPRKGYTLEKIKMLRKKAGATKPYSPPKQANLPVD
- a CDS encoding histone-lysine N-methyltransferase, translating into MARWNKERRVLEHEHSKFWQLNIQDVEEPNLQKSVFPYDEVSRIDFDHKIIPINPAEDIFITDTTFRDGQQARPPYTVKQIVDLYALMGRLGGVNGVIRQSEFFLYSKKDREAVTKCLELGIKYPEITGWIRAQKDDIKLVKETGLKETGILTSVSDYHIFLKMNTTRKKIFNEYMDIVKAILDEGIIPRCHFEDITRAEIYGFCIPFASELMKLREESGIDIKIRLCDTMGYGVTYPGASLPRSVDKLIRAFIDEGGVPGHLLEWHGHNDFHKALINATTAWLYGCSGANGTLLGLGERTGNSPIEGLIIEYIGLKGTNNGIDTTIITDIADYFENEIVTKIPANYPFVGSEFNITRAGIHADGLIKNEEIYNIFDTTKILKRPIVTMITDKSGKAGIAHWINTRLSSKGENIIDKRHPGVSKIHKWVMEQYESGRVTGISPEELERMVRKYLPELFMSDLDKIKYMATQAALNVVKQVIDHPVMKTMKPELQEPIMQQTIEENPSIQFAYVVDMNGKKTTKNITNIADRAKYENYGVGTDQSDREWFIKPLQTGKMHVTNFYISKMTGALCITVSTPIVDDNDEMVGIFGVDIKFEDWVKRVEDIAEATQIALREEYETKAKSDRWV